gtcaacttaccttttagcttttgtggcactctcttgtcacaaaGAATGtcagaagcttggcgccactaCCTGCAACTCTATACTAACATGAATTCAGAGCAATGACAGAAAAGTAAAACAGCCCGGGGGATAGAATCTACATCCACCCAAAAAAAATGAGAATCCAAAAGACCAGGGGACTGAACATGATCCAGCATCTTCGATTGTGCATTTACACAAAGTACTACAACTAAACGAGACAGCCCAATCAAACAACTCCCACCAACTAACCCAAATAACAGATCAAATCACTCCTGCAGGGGAACCGACACAGATAGCAGACGAATTTCAATCCCACAAACAACACAACCGAATACATCCACACGAATAGCTGTGAGGGGATCAACACACGAAGCTAACAATGGGGCATAAAGAAGAGAtaggagaaaggaaaaaaagaaactgCCAACAGGGCCAAGAGCGAGGGAAAACATAACGGGTCTCCTGAAAGTTAGCGGGCCCGATAAGAAAACTCGCCAATTCTGCATTAATCTCGGCACAGAGATCGCACGGCTCACAAAACGGATGAAAGCCAATTGTTTTCATCCGGCTGAAAAATAGCAATTCCGTTCTTTTAAAATTGCTTGGCATGTACGAAGTAGTAATAGCTACTGAACTTGATGGTTTAATTTTAATGAAACCAGGAGGGCTTTGCCCTCTCCTGATAATCTAAAATAGCACTGTGTAATAAGACCTTGTGAAGGATCTTTATTGCAGAATGGAACAAAAACCTCAAATGGTTACAGTGATCTCCATTAACAACGGGTGCTATGCATCAGCAGTGCACCCAGTGCAAATACAACCGGATACAGAAAAATGACATCTCCTCTCCTTCATCTCCTCTGGAAGTTGAACCTCATAATGGCAAAACTGAACATGAAAGCGAAAGCCACGGTGAAAGCAACATGAACTACTGCAACAACCCACAACAAGTCACGGTCGAACCCATAGAACTCTGCGATGAACTGGGACACAGTTTGATCTTTCGTGACGAGTTTCGTTTGAATATCACCAAACTGCGAAGCAACCAATCCATATAGTGTCCATGCAACTGGGCAAATCCAACTATACCATCTCCACCAAACAGGAATTTTCTGAAGAAAAAGGTAAATATGTGACCCATATATTTCAGAATAATATGATGATCATTCTAAAACAAGTAATCACACACAAAAGCAAGTAATATGCAATGACATAATACTTACAGGTCGAGGAATAAGATATCCTGAGAAGAGGTTCCACGCATTGTAGACCGCTCCTGAGATGATTGCTGCTACGCTCTCGTTTGGTGTCAGTCCTACCGCCATCATCCCGTAGAAGGTGAAATATAGAAGCGTGAAGTACATGAAGAACAAGTACCAAAAAAACTTGGCAACACTCCACTCAAATCCAATCATCGAATAGACTAGTACACCATATATCACGGTCTGCACGAGGATGTATGGAAATTCAATCGCAACCTGCAGAAGGATAAACCAGTATCATTAGATCTTGAGCCCGAACAGACAAAATAGTGTTGTGGTGTTATGGATAATTGTACTCAAATGACGCAGATTCGAAAGAAGATTCCTTTAATTACGGTCGTATATACAACATGCAAGTAGATCTGGAGTATTTGACAAAATACCTGTCCAAATGCATATGGGAAAGCTGAATACATGCCGGCTGCTCTTTCTCTATAAAAAACTGTGCGCTCCACTGCCACCACCGGTTGAACGGTACCAGAGTTTTGGATTCCGAGGTAAAGAACTGCGGCATACATCGATCCCACTGCATTGAACAGATCTTGTTCTCTTTTACTGTACCAAGATAAGAATATAAATTTTAGATAAGTATCCGATGTTTGTTAATTAGATAGAAGTTAGGTTATAAATGTTAGAAGATGTACGTTTTTTGTCCCAGGCCCCAAAACATTGTCCCAAACAGTAGTGCAATGATGATAGTGAAGAGAAATCTCATTGCTGTATAAGATGGGTTCCTCCAATATGATAACTTCTGCTTCCATAGGCAAGCTAGGCATTGTGTGAAGAATGATCTAGAGTACAGCGAAGGGAAGTCGAGATCACTGGAATCAGGATGTGGTGTGCTTAGCTCTTCTATAAGTTCCTTGTTCCTTCTGACATTCAAGGAAAAAAATTAAACATATTAAATTGGAACTAAAATAGACATCATCAATTGAACTTCATAGCAAGATAGCTTACTGGTAGAGTTCTGATCGCCTGTAGATTTCGCAGAAGTCAACACTAAGCATCTCCTCTTGGACAATAGATGTCACTTCCAGCATCCATGTTGCTGGGTTATATCCATCTTTTATCTTACTGACGCCTTCAATTCCCTGTACGAGTCAAAAAAAAAAGGATTTTTCTTTTGCTATTATTTAGCTGGTAATAATTGTAAATTTCTCAGTAATAACAGTTCACTTTACTTCTCTTTTTACCTCGAAGTACTCAATCAATTTTGAGGAATTATGGCCTAGTGGGCCGACATATatctcttctcctcctctcttcaTTAGGAAAAGCTGTAATCATACATTCAGACAGCATAGTAAATGCATGAACTCTGCTTAATAATTTAAGAAAGAATCCAAAATAGGGATCAAGAAATATCAACCTCATCAAATGCTTCAAATATGTCAATACTTGGCTGGTGAATAGTGCAGACAACTGTCCTACCAGTATTTACAGTATTCCTTACCGCCCTCATGACAATTGCGGCTGCCCGAGCATCAAGACCAGATGTTGGTTCATCCATAAAAATAATTGAAGGGTTAGCAACAAGCTCCACAGCAATAGTTAGTCTCTTGCGTTGCTCAGTTGATAGGCCATTAACTCCTGGAAGACCAACAAGTGCACCCCACAATGAGGTGAGCTCTACAAGCTCCATGACCTCCTCGATAAACATCTGTTGTCAGAGTTCAGTTCATAAGTTCTCAACTAATTTAAAGTAAAACAACAAGACTAGATATTGCTTCAATCTAGATAGCTAACCTTTCTTGTGACTAAATCAACTTCCGATGGAAGCCGCAGCCATGCGGAAAACGCGAGTGACTCATAAACAGTTACGTGCGGAGAATGAATATCATTTTGCTCACAGTATCCTGATATACGTGCAAAAGTCTCTTGCTTCTTTGGATAGCCTGAGATGGTGATATCCCCCTCTATGTAACCTCCAGTTTTTCTTCCCGCTAATACATCCATAAGAGTAGTCTTTCCGGCACCACTCACACCCATCAACGCGGTAAGTACTCCTGGCCTGAAAGAACCACTAACTCCCTTTAGAAGCACCAAGTGGTCATCTGTCACTCCTTGTGCCGACATTGCCTGCCAGTGTCATACAATACAAATTTTTATGAAGATATATTTGTAATCCGTACATTAATTATTTAATGAAGAAATATACCTGTGGCATGTCCACTGAGTATTTTACAGCGTTAAAGCTTAGTGACAGTTGCGCAAATGGGAGCACCATGCCCTTCCTTCTTGAACTAGAACCCACGTTGCTGGTCGCACAGTTTTGGTTGGCGCCGCCAGACAATTCTAGCTTTCTACATTTCTTTTTCTCGGGATCTTCCAAATTTTCTCCAGTTACGTTGGCGTGCTTTTCCTTTATTGCATTTTCAGGCATTGTTGGGTGAGTGTCACCTAGTGCTGTCAAAATAAAGCGGATTAACCTTTTTAGGTCACCTATATTTATTATCAAATTGTGGTTTTAAGATATAAAAGCAGTCTACTAAAAAATACTTACGATTCAAAACTGAAAGAGCTAGGGTGTATAGCAGGTTGAAGAGGAGTGTGTATCCAATCATTGCACCAAATCCAATCCAATACCACTTGGCCTCAGTAAAAATTCCACGAGATTTCAGGACCATAATTCCCATTGTATCATTTTGTCCAGGAAGAATCTATAACATTTGGGCACCATGTCAAACTTGCTATTTCCTAGTGGCTAATTTTATTGCTGGTTAGTTGGGATCTTACCTTGTTCCAACTATGGCCCAGAAATTCATTTGTTGAAATAGCATTCTGTGCATACGACAATGGAGATACCCAGTAACCCCAAATCCACCATTTCTTCACATCAGCTAGAGCATATGAAGAAATATTTGGATGAAAATATGTTAAAACAGTTACCACCTAACATCATCTATGCAAGTAGTGATAGCAACATATTTTAAGTGACCAGAACACCCAATTTATTAACTCACGTCTTGCAAGAATAAAGCCACCCAATATTGTAAAAGACGCCAATGCTAAGGGCCCAAAGGTGCTAGACACAACCATGTCTCTTCCAAGTCCAGCAATGAAGCGGAACAGTGAGGATGACATCTGATTGAGTGCAAGGAGCAGCATATACTGCTTAAATAATCTGAGAACAACATATATAATATTAGTGAAACAATCAATTCAATTACATCCACGCAAATCAAATTTCTGTCTAGAGTTTATATTTTGAATGATTGTCTCTCTTCTAGGTTACCCTGAAATGAAGGCATGTGTTCCGGTGCACCTTACCTGCTTATGCTGGGATCAAATCCAATGACATAGTATGTTGTGAAAACATAAACTCCGACCTCAAAAAAAGTTATAGGAATCTGGAGAATCCACGCTGGTATGGTGTAGGCCCATGCAGGAAAAAAAAGAAGATCCCTCTGCTTGAAGAAAACAGGAAGTTTCGTGGCAGTCATGCCAAGCTCTGAGAAACCATTAAACATGATTGCGTCAATGGCGAAGTATAGTGCCCCCATATATATTGTTCCGTAAGTGGGGTCACGGTGCATGTTGGTACGGAAAAATGTACTCATCGCAAGGAATGCCATAAGACATAGCTGTAATGATGAAAACGTGCAGAATGATGTTAGCCAATCTTCACCATAATTCCTAGCAATGTAAAAATAACTAGAAAATACAAACTTACTTGAGCAGCtttacaaataaaataaaatgagtTCCTCTTCATAAGTAGAAACTCTCTATCCATGGTTGCCTTGAGAAGCTCTATCCTACTGACACCAAACTTTGAGGTAGCAAGAGCAGCAGGGTGGCTCTTGGTCCTGTCAAATGGCTCTAAAAGCTCATTATGAACAAATTGTCCCATGTGGAAGGAATGGAATGAATCAGCAAATTGCTTCACGGGCACGAAATGATATGGCATGTCACTCCTATACCAATATTGCTCTTGATCTTTCCTTGATGTCACCTTTTGAATGCATCCATATGAAGATATATATTAGTACCTTTCATCTTTAAAAATTAGAACGATCAAACGCCATAGCAATTTATAGATGATGCACATACTTCCTGCAAGAAGTCCGCAACACCCTTTCTCTGCGGGCATCTGAAGCCCATTGACTCAAAGAACTCGAGAACGTGTTCACGGgctccttggtacacaacatacccATCAGAGAGGAGTATAATATCGTCAAATAAGTCGTATGTTTCTGGTGCCGGCTGGAGCAAGGAGATGACAGCAGTCCCACCAAGGACGTGGATAGTCTGCCTAATGGAGTTCACAATCTGGTATGTGGTTGAACTGTCCAGCCCAGTAGATATCTCATCCATGAACAGAGCTCTTGCTGGACCAACAAGCATTTCACCTAGCAATTGGAGATTTATAAGAAGCTTAATTCTTGAAGAAGATGATACATATGATTTAAAGCCGTTTTATAATGTCACTAAAAATCTCAAAGTTTTGTGTATATCAACAACACAAAAATCTTATTATATAAAATTCCATTCTACCATTAAGCATACCTGTTGTCACACGCTTCCTTTGTCCACCGGATATACCCCTTAACATGTCATTTCCTACCACTGTGTCAGCACAGATATCCAATCCTAGCACCTGCGGGTTTGTAACAGAGTAGCAGACAGTGAGCCGATTAAGAAGAAAATATCCCAATAAAAACGATCCTTCTATTTCTAGCATTAAATCTACAACTGGCGTGTTGTACCTTCAGTATATACTCTGTAACAACGTTGTATTCTTGTCCTCCCATTGCTGAGGCCTACATAAGTAGATTAAATACTTAAGTTTGTAGTTACCCCGCTAATAAAAAACACAATACATATGAGTAATCATCTCCAAATGTTCGTTGTCAGAGCTCTTATGTGAAAACAACCTCACCTTCATATAAACATCGATATCATTATCTGGCTTGATGTTCTCTGTATTTTCCCTTCTTGCCAACTCAGTCAACATTTCTAGAAGAAGCAGAACAACAAAATTCAACAACCAATTACTTGGTCTCAGTTATACTATTATTCATTCAAGTTCATACCATATCGAGAGCCAACACCTTGGCAGCGTGCTGAAAAGGCCAAGGTCTCCCTTACAGTCATCTCCCCAGTGTGGAGATCATGCTGGCTAATGTACGCAGCTGTTCTTTCAGGGACAAATTCATTCATCTCATAGCCGTTGTAGGAAACCTTACCTGAAACCTGTCCGATAGCGAAAAACACCCAAaatggatttatccatgttaactCTACTAGAGTATCCATCTATAGCTCAAGAAATAAACATAACATGCGGTTTGCAAACCTTGAGCTCCTTGTCAAGCTTCCCGGCCAATGCCAAGAGCAACGTGGTCTTGCCAGACCCAGGAGGTCCTAATAGCAAAGTCATCCTACAGAAAAAAAAAACCATGGATTGTTAGCGCAGAACCGAGACGGGCAGTTTGGCATTATTCAAAACATAGTGTTAATTGTTTCACCTCCGTGGCTTGATGATCCCACTAACATCATGGAGTATGGTCATCGAATGCTTCCTTCGGGGAAAGATGTGGAGAGCATGCCCGATAGCCTAGAGaaaatcaccaccaagagaataCCTTAGCACATGCGAAGGTATAAATCTTTGCATATCATGCAATCACATAGGCAAACGAAGAACATTATACATGAAGTTGGCCATGTCCAACATATGCTCTATTAAATACCATAGAGCCTCGCGGTGGCTATGTGATGACTGTTGCCAGGAATGGTGATTTCAATGATGTCATGATGCCATAGAGGGCACAGTGGCAGTTGCTGGTCGTTACAGCGAGAGTTAtttacccaaaaccaccacacttggggctagggtaacaacttaTTAGTACCATATTTAAGGTAGGGCACAAGGAACCACCAACTTCGTGCCTAACGACTAACGCAGAGCGCTGATTGTCCGATATGCTCGAGAAAACAGCGAAACTGACaagttgggcccacctgtcaggcTGACGTGGCGTGCTTGCGTGGACAATCTGCTGAGTTGGACGAGGGTCCCACCTGTCAATGACTCAAGGGTTTTTTCTTTTGcatttttctttttttacttCTTCCTCCTTTTTCTCTGGGCATTTCAACAAACAGGTTATGGGCGTCGCCTGCTCGCCGCCAGGGTGTCGTGCTCTCGGGGTAGACCGGGCTTGGTGCTGGCCTTCGACCGCAGCCACGACCAGGCGAGCCCGTGTCGTCCGCACAGGCGAGGCCGCGCCGGCGGCGCGCCATGGAGCCGGCAGATGCAGCCGCGGCAGGGAGTAGCTCGGGCGGCGCCCATGGTGTTCTTCTGGGGTTGTGGAGGCGACGGTGGTCTCGGGCTGCTCGTGCTCAGCAGGGGCCGCCCTTGTCGAGCGTCGCCGTTGCTAGCGCGCCCGTGGCCAACGGTCCGACGCACGGCGGAGCAACGGCGAGTTGAGGGGCGGTTCGTGCGGCGGCTAGCGGAGCAGCTCGGCGCGACGCCGCTGCCGCCCGCCGCAGACAGCGCAGGGCATCCATGGGAACGCATGCGTCTTCGTCCCTGTGTGCGCAGGGTAGCTTGGTGGACGGCGTCCAGCTCAGCGCAGTGCGTGCTGGGCGGGGACGAACCAGCGCCCATGGTCGACTGGGATTCAAGGCTCGCTGCCGTGAAGCTCAAGTCATCATCGCCACTGGCCCACTGCTGCTCCCAGATTGTAGCTGGCCCAACCACATGCGGCGAGGTCAGGCTGCTCTCCTTCCACGGCAATACATCGAACAGGTAATGGGCAAGAAGTTAAAGATGGGAAGAACATGATCATgtagtcaatgacaggtggggtccacaTCTCACACACCTTCAATAAAAGCGTGTGCCATATCGAAATATCACACACATTTTAGAAAAAGTGATGTGTGATGTAGCCAACATCGCACACGGTTATAATAATATAACCGTGTGCGATGCCTTGCACACAATTtttatgaaaataataataatgtgtGCAAGGTAGCCTATCATTTCACATGGTTTTAAAAACACACTCATGTGTGATGCCTTGCACATGGTTTTGTAAAGAAACATGTGTGATGTAGCCAGCATCACATATGGTTATAAAAAACACAACCGTGTGTGATATCTTACACACGGTTTTTGCAGCAAAAATATATGAGATGTAGCCCACCATTGCACACGGTAAAAACGCAACCACATGTGATATCTTATACATGCTTTTTACAAGAAAGGCATGTGTAGATGTAGCCTACTATCGTGCTCAGTTAGAAAAAACGCACCTGTGTATAATGCCGAACATATTTTTTCAAGCAATGTACAACCCCATTTTTTTGAGTTTTAAGGCGAATTGACATTTGCTTCATTGTATGACTTTGATACCTTTCTATGCTCAACATGCACTATGACATCCTCCATACTGaaatttgttatttttcaggTCCATTTGTTATTTAAGTCATTAAGTTGATTTCTAGGCATTTAATAGATATAATTTAAATATGAACTACAAGTACATGAATAGTGCACAAAAATTATTTGAAAAACTTAATTAGGATCTTGTATATTTTTATACCTTATAAAGAAATTTAAAAAATCAAACATCTATGTGGCAAGAGTCAACCACAAACATTGAGTTTATCGAGGAACGGGATCTTAATTCTAGAAACTGTAAATGAAGCATGAAAACTATGAAACTTTAAATGGTGGCATGCTATGACCTCAATAGGTTGTGGTAGACATTGAGAAAGTTGTCACAAAATTTTGCATGTAGACAACTTAGAAATCAAACCATTTGCGAGGAAGAATCATGGCTTCAAGAGAAATATTGTTTAGGTTTGTAGGCAAATTGACATTTGCTTCGTTTTATCTTGCTTTTTTTCTATACTCAACATACATCATAGCAGCACTCATGTGAAAATTTAGCATTTTGCAAGATTCATTTGCTATATTTAACTCATTAGGTTgatttctaggcatttaatggatataattcaaatttgaaccacaagTACATGCAACAATGGACAGAAATGGTTTGGAAAATCATATTAGGGTATTTAGTATACTTGTATGCCATAAGAAATGGAAGGAAAGTTTAAACATCTTCGTGGCAAGAGTCAACCATAAACATTTAGTTTtattggttttttaattctaaaAAATTCAAATGAAGTCTAGaaacatgaaacttggaatggtgTCCTAATATAACCTCAATAGGTCATGGGAAAAATGGAGAAGGTTTAACGAAAGTTGTGATGTACACTTCTTAGAAGTCAAACCATATAAGAGGAAGAATTGTGGTTTCGGGAGGAAATGTGTCGGCTTTGAAGGCCAATTGACATGTGCTTTAGTTTTTTACCTTGAAACTTTGTCTACACTCAACATACACCATAGCATCCTCCATGTTAAAATTTGGTATTTTTCagggtttatttattttatttaagTCATCAAGTTGATTTCTAGGTATTCAATGGATAAAATTCAAATCTCAACTATGAGTACATGCAATAGTGCATAAATTAGTTTGAAAAATAATATTTAAGGTATTTATTATACTTGTGTATGCCATATAAAATAAATGAAAAGAAACTTCAAACGTCTTTGTGTCAAGAGTCAACCAGAAACATCGAGCTTATTGTTTTTTTAATTCTAAAACATGTAAATGAAGTCCGAAAAACATGAAAGTTGGCAAGGAGTCGCGATATGACCTCAATAGGATGTGGTAAAAAATGGAGAAGATTTCACAAAAGTTGGTGTGTACATTGCTTAGAAACCGAACAATTTGGGAGGAAGAATCGCGGTTCCGATAGCAAATGCATCAGGTTTGAAGGTGAATTTACATGTGCTTCGTTGACTGACCTTGACACTTTTCATACACTCAACATACACCATATCATTGTCCATGTTAAAAGTCGACATTTTTCAGGCTTCATTTGCTATATTTTAGTCATTAAGTCGATTTCTAGGCTTTTAATGGatataattcaaattttaactatgAGTACATGCAATTGCACAAAAATGGTTTTAAAATCATATTTAGGGTATTGATTATAATTGTATTCAATATATAAGAAATGAAAAGAAATTCCAAACTACTATGTGCGAAGAGTTGACCACAAACACTGAGTTTATTGGTTTTTTTAGTTCTAAATAATGCAAATAAAGTATAAataacatgaaacttggcatggtgtgaTGATACGACCTCAATAGGCTGTGGTAAAAAGTTGAGATAATTTCACATAAGTTGGTGTGTATACTACTTAGAAACCGAACCATCTTCCCAGAAGAATCGTGGGTTATAGAGGAAATGCGTTTGGTTTGAAGGTGAATTGACATTTGTTTTATCATTTGACCTGGAAACTTTTTCTACACTGGACATACATCCTAACATACTCCACGCTAAAATTTATCATTTTTAGGGTTCATTTGCTATATTTAAGTCATTAATTTGATTTGTAGGCAATTGGATATTTGTTTTACCATTCAGTTTGTAATATCATGTGCGATGGGCTCTTTTTAACGCGTGCGTCTGCACTAGTGCTCACAACACATGTGGAATACATCCACCATGAAACTTTACACACATGTTGAATACATCCATATGCATGTGTGACTCTTTTACAACTTTGTAAAACTtttaaatatgattttttttcatagaaaGAGCTTCATGGAGCTCGAGCTCTAAAACGTTTTACTCCCAGCATTGTGACCTTTTTCAGTTGGACTATCGCTTTTTCAGTTGGACTATCGCGAAAATTCTATATAACTAGTAAGTCATCCCTTTTTTCAACAAATGCAAGACTGGTACACAATCATCTTCATCAATTATATTTTTTAACTTTTTAATCAACAAAACATTCCAGCAAATCCAAATGGTCACAAGGCACTATAATGTGCAACCACCTTCCATTTACTGGTAGGCAGTACACACAAGATTGCCACATCATCGTCACAATTTCTATTTTTAATGATTTTAGCAACATGTCACCCACTAAAGCAAGAAGGTCACAATAACTATAACTTGCAGCTGCTCTACATTTACTGTTACATCTTCATATACGGCGGGGATGTGGATGATTTACTATTCTCATATATTATTATTTTGTTATCAGTAAATGGATTGCTATAAATTCTTGCAACAGGAACTTTATTCGATCCACGACTCAAGAAACAAAATACAGAATATCCTGCCATTTATTGTACCATAATCTAAGTTAACCGATCACAATTCAAATTCAGTACCCCTCCGATCCATGTTAATTGTCGCAGCTCTAATACAACTTGTACTAAAGTTGCACCAAGGCCACGACAATTAATATGAATCAAGAAACAAAATAGAGGATATCCTGCCATTTGTTGTACCATAATCCAATGTTGACTGACCACGATTTAAATTCAGTACTTTTCTTTTGCTTTTGAACTTATGCCTCTTTTTAGCTATATATAAGTATTGAGTTTGGACTTGCGATGTTGAATGTGTGTAACACGTACCAATATGGTCAATTTCTTTTCAAAATTTGTCATGACTTTTCTAGTGAAACGCTGACGATGCATGGAAAGAAGTACAGTATATATGGAACCCACCATATAAGTTGTTGGACGTTTACCTCCAGCGTGTTCCTGACGGAGTTGACGAGCGTGGGCAGGGCCCGGTTGCCGACGAGCACCTCCGCCTCCACCTCCAGCTTCTCGAACCGCACCTCGATGGTCGGGTAATCTATCCCTACCCtgcacacacagacacgcactaCTACGTAAGCAGGTATCGGTATAGGTAGTGTGCGTGACACAATGCCCGCGCGCGTGAGCTCGTGACATGGTAACACTAGCTTAGCGTAACGATCGAACCTGTCCATGCGGTCCTTGAGCTTGAGCAGGAAGCGCTCGTGATCGTCGTCGGCGGCGCGGACGAGGCGGTCGATGAGCGCGCGGCTCTCGCGAGCGCCGAGCCTGCCGACGTCCACGTCGATCTTCTCGCCTGTCTCCGCCAGCAGGATGCCACGCCGCACGCGGTCGTACGTCGGCAGCCGCTCCAGCGCCGCCCACCGCAGagcctcctcgtcgtcctcctcgtCCTGGAAGCGCGACGACGACCGCGAGAACACGTCATCGCTGCTTCGCCAACTGTCCCGGCGCAGGCTCGCGATCTTATGGATCTCCCTGGACATACCGATTATCTTGTTCTTGCTTTTCTACTAACTGCACACTCTGCTCCTGTTTCTGTCTGAGCTAGCTCTCTGGAGATATATATATCTGCCGCTGCATTTGTTAAATCTTGCACCGGGTTTAGAAGCTGCTATATAAACACGCAGACGCAGGCGACGGAAGATATGTTCTCCGCATGCGTTCAATTTTGACATGGACGCGTGCGCAAGAGGAAGGTTCCGTGCGCATACGCCATAAGAACGTATGGGGACGGGCGTCCGTCGTCTAACCTCTAATGCATGCATCCATGTCTGGCTGCTAGTTGATGCGCACTTGGCCGCTGACTCCGTCTGCTCTGTTTTCTCGAGGATCATTTTCCTTCCATTTTACCGAGTCCGAAGCCACAACAGCGCGCGCAAGGGCACCAGAGTGAGAACCATTTACCATCTTCCTGCTGACCGCCCGACCGCCGTAAAATCGACGCTGTGTGAATCTTCCAAAACAGAATTATATATGGACGACCATGCATGACGTCGCTCGCAGGGAGTTGATATTTGGCTTCCACGAgttccactagtagaaaaataggcttccatacgcccccattagtcctcaaaacaatcgaaccgcgacaaaaggggtctttagtcgcggttcggaaggagacccgcgaccaactatctgggcccagcgcgctcggtcgacagctggcggacgggaggggctttagtcccggttggccaaccgggactaaaggtccccgaaggcccaACCGTGattaaaggcccatccagctggcggacgggaggggctttagtcccggttggcctggccaaccgggactaaaggtccccgaaggcctttagtcgcgattggccaggccaaccgggactaaaggctcatccctatatataggactcagctcacttcacttcactcagctcacttcacaattttcagaagggggtggtgggtttgcttttggttcctcctatgcacacaaggtgttcgatgaaatgcctgagagcctgaaacaaacatgatatgaagtgtccgagccacacttgagctttctcatttaatTTTCCTCCACGATCGCGGTTAGCAatttgaacctttcatgtgtcattgataaaatatgcatgtgtgtagttcattgtttaatttgtattatttctagctagttagtttaacaaatgcatgatggttaattatatactttatataataataatgcagatgaatcggcaatggatgtacggtccccgactctcc
The Aegilops tauschii subsp. strangulata cultivar AL8/78 chromosome 3, Aet v6.0, whole genome shotgun sequence genome window above contains:
- the LOC109757037 gene encoding ABC transporter G family member 32 isoform X3, coding for MTILHDVSGIIKPRRMTLLLGPPGSGKTTLLLALAGKLDKELKVSGKVSYNGYEMNEFVPERTAAYISQHDLHTGEMTVRETLAFSARCQGVGSRYEMLTELARRENTENIKPDNDIDVYMKASAMGGQEYNVVTEYILKVLGLDICADTVVGNDMLRGISGGQRKRVTTGEMLVGPARALFMDEISTGLDSSTTYQIVNSIRQTIHVLGGTAVISLLQPAPETYDLFDDIILLSDGYVVYQGAREHVLEFFESMGFRCPQRKGVADFLQEVTSRKDQEQYWYRSDMPYHFVPVKQFADSFHSFHMGQFVHNELLEPFDRTKSHPAALATSKFGVSRIELLKATMDREFLLMKRNSFYFICKAAQLCLMAFLAMSTFFRTNMHRDPTYGTIYMGALYFAIDAIMFNGFSELGMTATKLPVFFKQRDLLFFPAWAYTIPAWILQIPITFFEVGVYVFTTYYVIGFDPSISRLFKQYMLLLALNQMSSSLFRFIAGLGRDMVVSSTFGPLALASFTILGGFILARPDVKKWWIWGYWVSPLSYAQNAISTNEFLGHSWNKILPGQNDTMGIMVLKSRGIFTEAKWYWIGFGAMIGYTLLFNLLYTLALSVLNPLGDTHPTMPENAIKEKHANVTGENLEDPEKKKCRKLELSGGANQNCATSNVGSSSRRKGMVLPFAQLSLSFNAVKYSVDMPQAMSAQGVTDDHLVLLKGVSGSFRPGVLTALMGVSGAGKTTLMDVLAGRKTGGYIEGDITISGYPKKQETFARISGYCEQNDIHSPHVTVYESLAFSAWLRLPSEVDLVTRKMFIEEVMELVELTSLWGALVGLPGVNGLSTEQRKRLTIAVELVANPSIIFMDEPTSGLDARAAAIVMRAVRNTVNTGRTVVCTIHQPSIDIFEAFDELFLMKRGGEEIYVGPLGHNSSKLIEYFEGIEGVSKIKDGYNPATWMLEVTSIVQEEMLSVDFCEIYRRSELYQRNKELIEELSTPHPDSSDLDFPSLYSRSFFTQCLACLWKQKLSYWRNPSYTAMRFLFTIIIALLFGTMFWGLGQKTKREQDLFNAVGSMYAAVLYLGIQNSGTVQPVVAVERTVFYRERAAGMYSAFPYAFGQVAIEFPYILVQTVIYGVLVYSMIGFEWSVAKFFWYLFFMYFTLLYFTFYGMMAVGLTPNESVAAIISGAVYNAWNLFSGYLIPRPKIPVWWRWYSWICPVAWTLYGLVASQFGDIQTKLVTKDQTVSQFIAEFYGFDRDLLWVVAVVHVAFTVAFAFMFSFAIMRFNFQRR